The following coding sequences are from one Lolium rigidum isolate FL_2022 chromosome 6, APGP_CSIRO_Lrig_0.1, whole genome shotgun sequence window:
- the LOC124660557 gene encoding clp protease adapter protein ClpF, chloroplastic-like, which translates to MQGISVCDSVASLHGTNCRVACVARSDLRLFNKIKSVSHGGYAWRWCTEKLHMRTNSRKMNTTVRTNARWLFGGDGGNSNSNKNAKARLERSESANEDILIFYFQLDLQTRIQYALNIEQFDAAKQLREKLAEIETEITRQREAKRGSSKNEAQDKSLDLLRARADLQKAIESENYALAAELRDAVTKLEGDSLALSAKALAYQGVKYEFRLGQKVRHKVHGYRAVICGMDPVCCESKSWMETANVEKLSKGPNQPFYQVLVDVYADPELLVAYVAEENLSEAEESEKGRFEHPYTEFLFFGEDTARDFIPVKQLREKYDQPRYEASGDENDDDGSTNS; encoded by the exons ATGCAAGGCATCTCTGTGTGCGATTCGGTTGCCTCGCTCCATGGAACAAACTGCAGAGTAGCCTGTGTTGCTAGGAGTGATCTGAGGTTATTTAACAAAATAAAGTCAGTAAGTCATGGAGGATACGCATGGCGTTGGTGCACAGAAAAATTGCACATGAGGACCAACAGTAGAAAGATGAATACCACAGTAAGGACAAATGCTAGATGGCTGTTTGGAGGAGATGGCGGTAACAGTAACAGTAACAAGAATGCTAAGGCAAGGCTGGAGCGCAGTGAGTCTGCAAATGAAGacatcttgatcttctacttccagCTGGATCTACAAACCCGGATACAG TATGCATTGAATATAGAGCAATTTGATGCGGCAAAGCAGTTGAGGGAGAAGCTTGCTGAG ATTGAAACAGAGATAACCAGGCAGCGTGAAGCTAAAAGAGGTTCATCAAAGAATGAAGCTCAGGATAAATCTCTAGATCTTTTACGTGCACG TGCAGACTTGCAGAAAGCTATTGAAAGCGAAAACTATGCTTTGGCAGCTGAGCTGCGTGATGCAGTCACTAAACTTGAG GGTGATTCTCTGGCACTATCTGCTAAAGCCCTTGCATACCAAGGTGTGAAATATGAGTTTCGACTTGGGCAGAAAGTACGCCACAAGGTACATG GATATAGAGCTGTGATATGTGGCATGGATCCCGTGTGCTGTGAATCCAAGTCATGGATGGAGACAGCAAATGTGGAGAAGTTGTCCAAAGGACCAAATCAACCTTTTTACCAA GTGCTAGTTGATGTATACGCTGATCCAGAACTCCTTGTGGCATATG TTGCGGAAGAAAATCTGTCAGAAGCTGAAGAATCAGAGAAA GGAAGATTTGAACACCCCTACACCGAATTCCTATTTTTTGGTGAGGACACAGCTAGGGACTTTATTCCTGTTAAGCAACTCCGTGAGAAGTACGACCAGCCACGGTATGAAGCTTCTGGAGATGAAAATGACGATGATGGCAGTACAAATAGCTGA